The nucleotide sequence tccttgaaatccttgaaagtttgtgaatctgaaaaaataaattcaaggtccttgaaagttcttgaaaacagccaaaaaaaacaccttgtccttgaaagtccttgaatgcACTGAAATTGTCTttaacaaatgtaacaaaagcctgagaatgatttaaatatatctCTGAGCAACTTTCTGGCAACCGTGGCACTTTAAAcagaagtcaaaaactagcttaatcaaagatgaaagtaagtgaaaaaaattgttataattctgaacatctcaatgctgcacttttttccataaaattcaaTGAAACGGTTAacggctaatgtacatcttatatgtaatgtaatatggcatagccatgtactgtggatataaatgtaggctatgaatatgatcaatatcaatgtaggctataaattaagtccactttcttgcattgcttctgacccaacaacttctatgccgtttagtcttttattgaatttgcattgtattaaaatatgataacctattcagcggtcacagtaggtaaatgctgccacgtgtggtccttgaatttgaggaaattggtcctggaaagtcctagaaaggtccttgaatttgatgttcaccaaggtgtgggaaccctgtgcATCCTACGTAATGACGGAGCATGTTTAACTTCTGGAAAAACCTGTTTCTTTGCAGGCCTTGAAAGCCATCCTGACCCCAGAGTCCCTTTTGGTGTTGGACTTTCGCGGCCTGGGTCTGGAACGCTGGCTGGTCCTGGAGCTGGCCCCTCAGCTGGCATCACAGACGCACTCTCTGCCCTTTGAGTTTAGAGCGCTGGAGGCCATCCTGCAGCACAAGGTTTTCACACGCCTCCGGCTCGGTTTTAAAGATAGCTGGAACTTGTGAGTTTGTGCACACGTCCTCACGGATCTGTCTCAACAGGTAAACACGTTGCAAACCCGGCTGAACGATGTCGAGCCAGTCATATTGGACACCTTGGAGTACCTGGTGGATCCTAAAATCCTTTCTGCTGACAGAAGTAAGCTGcatgttctgctgcagaacagcaaAAGGTAAAGCACACAATCAGCGACCGCTGCTGGACCTGAACCCTGAGAGGCGTCTTTTGGTTTGACTAATTATCTTCTGTGTGGCAGCTTGTCGGAGTTGGAAACGGACATTAAGGTCTTCAAGGACTCCTTGCTGAAGATTCTGGACGAGGACGAGATGATTGAGGAATTTTGTCTCACGAAATGGACAGATCCAAGAGTTTTGTATGTTCCTCTGCGATCTTAATCACGTCTCTAAATGTAGAAATCAATCATGGAAGGTTTCCTCAGAGCTGACCTTAGCTCAGTTTTTGGCAGAATTAATGAGGAAGTTGAAGGCAAagcaaaatttatttatatagcacatttcagtacagagacaatgcaaagtgctttacatgattaaaatatgggaaaataaggaataaaatgcagaaacaaaatagaacatggaaaataaaaattaaaagcaaacaagtaaaacctgttggaatacaaagtaaactaattatatttcagtaatacagttcaattagaacagttgaaggcaatcctaaacaaatgtgtttttaatcttaatttaaaggaactgctCACTAAGCTAAACTGCTCACTAAGTTGTCTAAATGATccagaaaatagaaataatgcataaaagtaaaagttttatCTTTGATTTTAGGACTATGGAGTGATTGAACCTTCGGTTATTGCAGTATTCAGACCCATTTTTACTATTTCGCAGGACATCCACAAACATgagtattttattgggattttactttattttgatagaccaacacaaggtagAGCAGATTGTAAGGTAAACCATAttatttatgaataaaacatgGTGTGCTTTTCAGGTATGTCGTTACCAGAATTTTTTTGCATCTGCAGAATGAACTTTTGCCCACTCGTCTTTGCGTATTAGCTAAAGGTCAGTCAGAGTAAATGTCACAAGTcgtttgcagcctctaacagattttattCCAGGTTTGGTCTGGTGTTTTAGTGTTCTTTTATGCGGCAGCTCAACTGCGTTTTTGCTATACTTGAATAAAAACGTATGTATCTCTGTATCTGCCTTCCAGTGAGGAGAGCAGTTTGGGTATCGACCACTGCGAGGAGATGGAGCTCTTACTGGAGAATTACTTCATGCAGGTAGTGGTGCTTTCAACAGGAACCGTGACTAAGAAAACAAACGTCTCATGCCTTTATGTTCTTTATGTTCTGTAACACTTTGAATTATAAAATCCACTAGGCCCAAACAGattggctttattttaaccCATCATTGAGAGGTTTGCGAAGTTTCTCAGAAACTCAGGAGAATTATCTCCAAACACAGCAGAtcagtaaatttcaaacctaataagactctcagacaaaaactgctTCATCCCAGAGACAGAGCACCCAGACCACAGCTAAGCAGCGGTGTGGTGTATGCggtccaatgcagcgaggacgctcagactcctacattggagaaactaaacaacagctacataaacgcatgacacagcacaggaggaccagcagctcagggaaAGATTCAGCCATACACCTGCACCTCAGGAACAAAGGACGCacttttgatgacaatgatgtccagatgttggacagggagaacagatggtttgaaagaggggtgaaagaagccatcttggtcaataGAGAAAATCCAACACTAAACAAAGGGGGAGGATTGTGCTTCTAATTCCCCAGTGTTGGTAGTTAGGGTGAGGGTCTGGGTTGCACCATAGAAATGAATTGAAAATGAGTGCAAGTCAAATGCAAAGTCCTATGTGTGTAATCCACATATACTTgattacacacacagacacatttacttaattacagacacacacacttcaTTACACACACAGTTTGTACTGATAAAGCTAgtaaaatacacacacatgtaCTGATAAAACACGTCTGTGTACCTAATGCACACTTACTTGATTAGACACACAGACATCTCTCCTTCAAACAGGCCTTCTGTTGCTATGCTAACTCACTCAAAGCGCCTCTCTGGCCTTCACTGTTTAAAACAGGGTTGAGGCACGATGCGCTCAAACGGTCCATAACCCAGGAACCTTAAGAAATGTCCACCTTTTCCTTGGATCATTCTTTTCAGAACACATAGGGCAGGTCTgtgcaacctttacaatccaaagagccatttttgccccagtctagctaaataaaactcacttAGAGACGCAAACATTGCATGACcttagaggaaaaaaagatttataattACTGATAAGTATACACTATACAACAATTGTCGTCATTTTAAAAgagttactgttttttttctattttaagatataagacaagaaaaagaaaacatttgcaacAACTGGATGAATATTTTGTTCTtctatgggggaaaaaaaaaaaactttttccaacttaatgacaagaaaaacaaatctaaaataattaccgGTACTCTTTGTCATTCTGTTGTTGATATTCAATACAATTAGTGTAGGAAAGAAACAAGAAAGCTAAAACCTTATTTGatatcatatttatatttaggCACATTAGTTTATTCTCCATCTTTTTCAGCCAAAATTATTAAGAGGCCTTCTGTACGGCCCAAAGAGCCGCAAGCGACTCCGGAACCACAGGTTCCAGACCCGTGAAATAAGGGAACAAACAttagctgttttttatttatttattttttatgtatatctTTAAAGTCACTGGATTAtgtaaaatataatgaaaaaaatggaaGTAAAGTCAAAATTTCCTCTTAAACAACTGTCTAACTCAAAAGGTATGAGTGCGATGATATGGTTATCATTCTTTCACTGTAGGCATCAGCAGTCCATGGTGAACAATCATGGAGATTTTCAAGAAATGATCTAGAAGGGATGACGATGGAAACAAGTGGAAAATTTTAAACGTTTTTAATTGAAGCTGATTGAGTGAATTAGAGTTGCTACtctaaaacaaactaaattcATGGCAAAACGGTAAAAGGTATCAAACCAATTCTTGAAGTGTGAGCCCCAGAAGAATCTGAAGAGGAATTGGCACAGGGTTCGTGTCTTTACGTCAAACGATGATTTAGGAGAGGCGGGAATTTGAAAAACATCTCGTTTGGGAGAATCTCCCATAGGTTTTCTGTTGATGGGGGTCTCGGCTTCTCGTTGCGCTGCAGCAAATTGTCTGATATCtgtaaatcccacaccaatgagaGTTACACTTtctgaatcctgacaaaaatacctacctTTTGATGTATACTATATGTAGAAAGAGTGGATATTGATAGGATATTGAGTCAGTAAGAAGAATTTGTTTGGAGATGTGGAACAGATTCAAAAAGTTAGTGTGCACTAGCAATTACATCACTGTAAAATTAGATAAATTCAAATTTTAGAAAAACTGTAAGGGTTCGTTCACAATTGTCATATTTTTCACGAGTGTACAAACGGCACACAGTGGGCGGTGAGGGGGTTAGGTGCAGGTCTAAATGATGACTAGTTATAATACTGCCTGTGTTTTAGCTCATTTTGCTGTTCTCCTGCATAGCAAACTTATCATCGCGGGACAACACAGGGGGCGCAAtcagtgttgccaagtctgtttcttataagcatttttttttttttgggggggggggcattttctATGTGAAGTGGCTTATTTGGGCTTGGCTTTTTTTCCAATAGATCCCCTTTTCCTGGCTATTGCGCTGCGCAACATGCTATATCAAGAGACCTGCACTCGGCTAAAATATCTGtgtgcatacacacacatatgccTCGCCTTTCCTCGTTTCCTGTTTCTGAACTGTCCAACTGTGCTGTGTTTTCCAGCCTCAGCGCTCTTTGCTCTGCTTCTCCTCCTTCCCGTGGAGCCCGGGGCTATTGCTAGTGGCCAGCTTTCAGAACGCGTATCGCCGTGCTTAATTGTCTTCCTGCATGTTGCAAACTGTCCCAAATAAAATCAAGAGGAGATTAGTTGTGTCGTGGtattttgatcaattttaacaaCGTATAACAACTCGTAAAAACTTGTTGAGCTACCGGCTAGAGCTCCCTTAGAAAACAACTGTGCAAACACAGGCGGTTGCTAGGTGATTGCTGCGTTTACTGCAACACACAACGAGTCCACAGATGTCAAAAAACGCCACACGCACTTGAACAAGACAAACCGTGAATAATACCGATCACCACAGATGTTGATGCAAGCCTTAATATTTATCCCTCTGCCTGGACTGAGTATTGATATAAAGTTTTCTGCTCAATCGATGTAGTCTATAGTAAATGATACaaatcttttgtttatttttttggcataCTCTATAAAAGAGCATGTTTGGTACACTTGTGAAAATGCTGAGAATTGTGAGCGACCCCTAAAAGATATCCAAACGCTGAACTATTTGCAGATGGCCGAAAGGCTTCTGAATATCTTAACAGTTGAATGAAGTTTCTAGCGGAAGTGGTAAGCTGTCAAAGAGCACACATTTCtgaagagttttaaaaatgttccttttgaacggagagaaaaaagttaaaatatttagaaatagaTAAAAGTCCAACACACCAAAAGACAtggcagtaatgtcctgaacgAGCAGAACATTTTTGATGTATAAACTATTGAGATATGTTGGCGTGTGTGAAATAAGTGAAGCTCCGAAAAAAACGAAAACAGGACAACAATGAGTGAGAATGATTTTGATCATTCCCACtgagataaagaataaagaaaaactgtgCCTACGGCAGTCACACTACCAATCGCCCATCCATCTGGAAAGGATTAAAACTTACCATTGGGAGGTCATCATCTTACCGATATTCAAAAACGGGAAATGTTTGAGACAGCTGCCGATCAATCATCACTGTAATCCCTTTTGGCTTGTTTGAGGCTGTTTCCAGAATCCTGTCAGCTAAAAAACAAGCTCTCTAAAAACTGAACTGCAGTGGAGGAATGATGGTTTGAGCTGATTTTGCAGTAAAGGACCTGGGCTTCCTGCAGTCTTTACGTGGTTCTCTTTAGCAAACTGTGCTTCAGTACATCCATGAGACAATTAGTCAAAAATCTaagacaaataaaatcccaaacaaCTGCAACCAACCAACGAGTGAACACTGAAAAAACCAAGACAGTGATGCTGTTGCACTGGAGTTGCCAAAGTTCAGACCTCAGCTCCATGCTAAGAACATGATCtctgttattgtttttcatCTTGGCCTAACTCTCATTTTCAGGGCAGACCAAATGATTTCTGCTATGTTCTGGAACAGGGaacctaattaaaaaaaagaggatttatttcagttttgacCATGGCTTTGTATTCAgatctctgtctctctgctgcATGCAGGCGGAGGAGCTGGGCAACAAGACCAGAGAGCTGAAGGGACTGATAGACGACTCAGAGAGCGTCATCTTTATCAACCTGGACAGGTACACAGCCTGACCGTACACGACTTTTACATTTCAATGTACATAGGAGTCTGTAGAAAGGGACATATCAACACAATAAGAAGTCAGGAGTGTTTTTGAAGATTGCTATTGTGTTCACTTTGCActtagtgtctttttttttcctttgattcTTTGGAAAAACTGTGAACATATTTGAACAATAAAACGTGTACCCATGTCTTTCTCGCTGTAGCCATCGTAATGTGATGATGCGTCTGAATCTGCAGCTGACGATGGGCTCCTTCTCCCTGACCCTGTTTGGTCTGATCGGGGTGGCTTTCGGGATGAATTTAACGACAGCCTTTGAAGATGCAAGTTGCTCTGCTGTTGCATAATTTAGCGTTACCGTACATTAGTTAAAACTGACTGGTGTGTCTCCCTGCGTTCACCACAGGACCCCCGTGCTTTCTGGCTGGTCACCGGCTTCATGTTTTTGGGCAGCGGGCTAATATGGCGACGCCTCTTGTCATTTCTAGGACGGCATCTAGAACCCGGAGTTCCTCCGCTGGTAATCCAAGCTCAGCATGCCCACTACACCATATTCTCAAACTattcagacacttttttttccacagtccATTCCAGTTCAGAGTAGCTTACTGGAAAATGATGagatagactaacacaaagcaatcaatttttggcatttttctcttccttctttATCCTACATCACCATCCAACTTCCCATCAATGAAATTACTTTTACTAATCAAATGACTTTTTTgcacactggattttatttaggtgtgTCAGACTTTTTATTTGAGGAAAACCttgtgttagtctatcacaACCcagcaaaatacattaaagtttacAGTTGCAACATGGCAAAGTGTAATTACAGCGCTGTAATTTATATAGCTGGACTCCTATGTAGGAGTCCTATATAGGATATTTACTCCTACAAGTTATTTTGCAGGTTATAGGAATATATGTTTTACGGCTaattcctgttttgtttgtgaCACAGATCCCTCCCATTTGGAAAAGAAACACGAAGCTGTCAGATATCAAGCCTGGAGTCAGATGAGGTCCTGGTTTCAACTTCGGAAAAAACCCCAAACAGAACAGAGCCTGCAGCTGTTAAGACGATCGTGTCACCATGCCTATAAGACACCACGAGTCTCTTTATGTGCCTCTCTGTGTCCCTTTCGTCCTCTCGTAAAAGCTGGGGATGTGTCCACGTTTTTGTTTGCGTTATGCTGTTTTTGGGTTATTTCAGATCCTCAAATGGATATTTTCCTACCCGGTTTTATTCGGACTGAAGGCACAGAATGTTGCTTGGTTCCTTCTGGTGCTAAACCCGTGGGAGGTGAGTGGCAGAGCTGGAACGGAAACAAATGACCAACCTTACCATAAAAGGAGCTGCACTTCGAAAAAGTGGCTCATTCAAAGATagatgtatatttattttaatgtgaaatttaaatatatatgttttaaagttaaaggtCACCCTCCAGCTAACACAGAAATAATAGCTTTTATTTTCAACCAGAGTGTTTACAGTGTTACACACACACTGCTTTGGAAAGAATGACTTTATCAGATGACAATCTGGTATGTGCTGTGATTGCCAACATGTGTCATTAAAATGCACTAATACACAGCAACTGGTCTGAGTCatttctgattaaatacaaTGGCTGAGCGGTTTCATAGGTTGGCTCCGAGTTGAAAAGATTAGCAGAGTATTTACATTAAATGGTTTTAAGGCTTAACAGCTGCTGTTCACTTTGTTCTCACTGATCGTATTCAGAACGGCCGTGATGAAACGTcagtaaaaacatgcaaatcccttttaattaaaaggttttcacacTTTAGACCTGAAACATGCCCCAGCAAACTGGAAttgttggagaaaaaaagtgaattagAATGACAATGAACGTCGCAAGCATTTAAACCCGTCAGAATGATCGTTTTAAATGTTATTGATGACCTTGGTTGGCTATTGCTTTTTTCCTTAAGCTGGTTTAAACCATTAAAAGTGCAAAATATTGTACATTGCTCTAATGAAAATGTATTATCCACCCCCCCATAAATATATTCTAAAGCATCGGTATTCACACAATTGAGACTGAATTAAAAATGACACTcattttgactcattttgtaATTACCTATATACAGTGTTGGAATGATTTgcctttcttttgctttttagctaaaactgtttaatatcaagacattttaatatcaaagaTAGCATCCTGGGTTAATACAAAACAAAtttcaaatgatttatttattatgggAGGGACGCTATTACTCTATGATCATGTAATTGCCACCATCAAAGAACTGGGATAAGCACATTTGACTAGGCCTGACAAACCTTAAGACTCAAGACATGCCAGTCTAACATGAAGTAGactaaaatatctgaaaaatcAACACACCAGGCCACGACG is from Fundulus heteroclitus isolate FHET01 chromosome 3, MU-UCD_Fhet_4.1, whole genome shotgun sequence and encodes:
- the mrs2 gene encoding magnesium transporter MRS2 homolog, mitochondrial produces the protein MTSVCVKAACAVGMEVRLLRAGCVNSCGRRAFGSLCSLTSRFAGNQTLVLFGGAAVARQTRQAVPPGCREVGSLRGSYGGCGPPRCQGPVLMRSPQGRCRSAGLREEILLRGGAAWPVPTVRSRVTDAPLSSVSPTFVVMKFDQEGNVTSFEKKKTELCQELQLQARDLRFQHSTSLTTRNNCIIIRMAALKAILTPESLLVLDFRGLGLERWLVLELAPQLASQTHSLPFEFRALEAILQHKVNTLQTRLNDVEPVILDTLEYLVDPKILSADRSKLHVLLQNSKSLSELETDIKVFKDSLLKILDEDEMIEEFCLTKWTDPRVFEESSLGIDHCEEMELLLENYFMQAEELGNKTRELKGLIDDSESVIFINLDSHRNVMMRLNLQLTMGSFSLTLFGLIGVAFGMNLTTAFEDDPRAFWLVTGFMFLGSGLIWRRLLSFLGRHLEPGVPPLIPPIWKRNTKLSDIKPGVR